The Streptomyces cyanogenus DNA segment AGTGCCCGGTCGACTGCATCTACGAGGGCCAGCGGTCCTTGTACATCCACCCGGACGAATGCGTCGACTGTGGTGCCTGTGAGCCGGTCTGCCCGGTCGAGGCGATCTTCTACGAGGACGACGTCCCGGAGGAGTGGAAGGACTACTACAAGGCGAACGTCGAGTTCTTCGACGAGCTGGGTTCGCCCGGCGGTGCCAGCAAGCTGGGGCTGATCGAGCGCGACCACCCCTTCGTCGCCGCGCTGCCGCCGCAGGGCGAGTGACCGTCTGAGCGCCAAGCGGCCGCCAAACCGCGCCGCCTCGGTCCCGTACGGCCCGATCGTCCCGATCACCGCCGTACGGGACCGAGGCGTTTGCCGCACCGTACGAAAGTGAGCCTGATTCCCGTGTCCGCAGTCTCCGACCGCCTGCCCGCCTTCCCGTGGGACAAGCTGGCCCCGTACAAGAAGACGGCCGAGGCCCACCCGGACGGCATCGTCGACCTCTCCGTCGGCACCCCGGTCGACCCGGTCCCCGAGCTGGTCCAGAAGGCCCTGATCGACGCGGCCGACTCCCCGGGCTACCCGACCGTCTGGGGCACCCCCGCCCTGCGCGACGCGATCACCGGCTGGCTGGAGCGCCGCCTGGGCGCCCGCGGGGTCACCCACCGCCACGTGCTGCCGGTCGTCGGCTCCAAGGAACTGGTGGCCTGGCTGCCGACCCAGCTCGGCCTCGGCCCCGGCGACAAGGTCGCCTACCCGCGCCTGGCCTACCCCACCTACGAGGTCGGCGCCCGCCTGGCCCGCGCGGACCACGAGGTCTACGACGACCCGCGCGAGCTGGACCCCGCCGGTCTGAGGCTGCTCTGGCTGAACTCCCCGTCCAACCCGACGGGCAGGGTCCTCGGCAAGCAGGAGCTGACGGACGTCATCGCCTGGGCCCGCGCCCACGACGTGCTCGTCGTCTCCGACGAGTGCTACCTGGAGCTGGGCTGGGAGGCCGATCCGGTCTCGGTCCTGCACCCGGACGTCAACGGCGGCTCGTACGACGGCATCGTCGCCGTCCACTCCCTCTCCAAGCGCTCCAACCTGGCGGGCTACCGCGCGGCCTTCGTCGCCGGTGACCCGGCCGTCCTGGGCCCGCTGCTGGAGATCCGCAGGCACGGCGGCATGATGACCTCCGCGCCGACCCAGGCCGCGGTCGTGGCCGCGCTCGGCGACGACGCCCACGTGCACGAGCAGCGCGAGCGCTACGCGGCCCGCCGCGAGGCCCTCCGCACGGCCCTCCTCGCGGGCGGCTTCCGCATCGAGCACAGCGAGGCCAGCCTCTACCTCTGGGCCACCCGGGACGAGTCGTGCTGGACCACGGTCGCCGACCTCGCCGCCCGCGGCATCCTGGTGGCCCCGGGCGAGTTCTACGGCGAGGCGGGCAAGAACCACATCCGGGTGGCCTTCACCGCAACGGACGAGCGAGTCCGAGCAGCGGTCTCCCGCCTGTAACCACCACGGTGGCCGGTCCCGCCGCGGGCAGGACCGGCGCGGACGCACAAAGGCCGACGGGGCCCGGGAGGTGATCCCGGACCCCGTCGGCGGCCACAGCGGGGCTCAGCCACCCAGCGGCAGGCCCTTGGCCGGCAGCGAGGACGTCGGCAGGGACGAGGTCGGCAGCCCGCCCTTCGTCGCACCGGAGGCGGCGTCCCCCAGGACACCCCCCGCGGTCCCGGCCACGTCCCCCGCGGCCTTCTGCGCCACGGGCGCCGCCTTCTTCACGGCACCGCCGCCGGTCTTGCCCGCGGCCGGCACCGCCTGCTTGACCGCCTTGCCGCCCGTGTCACCCGCGGTCGAGGTGACGCTGCTCGCGGCACCGTCGACGGTGTTGCCGACCTGTGCGCCGTCCAGCGCGGTCAGACCGCTCAGGTTCGGGGTGGCCGCCGGCAGGTTCGTGGCCGCTCCGGCGGAGCCGGCCGCACCGACCCCGGCAGCCGCTCCCGCTGCGACGAGCAGCGCGGCACGGGCGATCCGACGGGTCAGAGGGAGGGTCATGATGCTCCATTCGACGGGAGAAAACAGTGTGTGTCCGAGTCCGTGTCCGGCTCGGACGCCGTGACTACCGCTCGAAGCCCGCGAAGGTTGCGGACGCTCCGGGTAAAGAATGGATAACGCATCGCATTATCGGGTGTGGATAAAAGCGGGCAAAGGGCGTGCGCCCGCAGGTTTGCAGAATCCTTCCATCCCTTGATTTCCAAGGAGATGTTCACCCGGTACGCAGCCTGCTCCACCGCTGGACGGCTCCGCGCCGCACAACCCGCCGGAGTGATCGCCCGTACTACTGTCCGGCGACGATCCGGACCGTGCCCACGGACTTCTCCGCCCCGCCGGCCCCCTGCGGACCGGCCGTCCGCCACGCGTCGCTGTCGCGTCCCGCGGTCCACTCCCGCCCCGCGTACGACACCCGCTCGATGTGCAGCGCCGAGGAGTTGGCGACCGCCCACTGCGCGAGCTGCCAGCCGCGCTCCCGCTCGCCTCGTCCGGTCGCGTCCCGCCGCGTGCCCTCCGGCACCGGAACCGTCACCGTCCGCCCGTGCGCGGTCGCGGTCACGCTCGGCGACGGGGACGGCGACGGCACGGGCGTCCCGCCCACCACGGCGCCGGTCTCCTGGAGCGCGTCCCGCCCGAAGTCCCGTACCAGCGCCTGCCGCACCGCCTCCGGACCGGTCGCCGAGGCCGTGCGCTGCGGGCGCCCGTCGCAGGTCAGGGTGGCCTCGGCCCGCCCGGTCAGGGCCGCGGCGAGCAGCGCGGCGTCCGGCTCGTGCTTGGCGTACGCCTCCGGGTAGCCGCTGCGCTGCACCCGCTGCGCGGCCACCGTCAGCGGCAGGTCCGTGTAGTCCGGCACCTTCGCCAGATGCGCGTAGAAGATGCCCGCCGCGTACGCCGGGTCCATGATCTGCCGCTCGGTGCCCCAGCCCTGCGAGGGCCGCTGCTGGAACAGGCCCAGCGAGTCCCGGTCGCCGTGCCCGATGTTGCGCAGCCCCGACTCCTGCAGCGCGGTCGCCAGCGCGATCGTCACGGCCCGCTCGGGCATCCCGCGCCCGCTGCCCACAGCGGCGATGGTCGCCGCGTTCACCGCCTGCTCCGGCGTGAACTCGTACGACGCCCCGTCGCCGGAGGCCGAGACCACCTTGCAGCCGCGCGCCCCGCCGCCTCCGGTGACGTACTGCACCACGAGGTACGCGATGACGCCGCACAGGACCAACAGGGCCGCGGTGAAACGCAGGAGACGACCGCGGCGCTTGGGACGGGTGGGGGACGGCTCTGACACGCGTACAAGGTACTGGAGCCCCGTCGGCCCCTCGCCGCGGGTCCGCACAAGGCCGGCCGCACGACCCCTCCGGCCCCGCCGGGCCGGCGCGCTAGGGTCGTGACCATGGCCGACACCTCGCTTGATCTCACGCTGGACGCCGCCGCGCTCACCGCGCAGCTCGTGGACTTCCCGTCCGAGAGCGGCACCGAGAAGCCCCTCGCGGACGCCATCGAGACCGCCCTGCGGGCCCTGCCGCACCTGACGGTCGACCGCCACGGCAACAACGTGATCGCCCGTACGAACCTGGGCCGCGCCGAGCGCGTGATCCTGGCCGGTCACATCGACACCGTGCCGATCGCGGACAACGTGCCCTCCCGGCTCGACGCGGACGGCGTGCTGTGGGGGTGCGGCACCTGCGACATGAAGTCGGGCGTGGCGGTGCAGCTGCGCATCGCGGCCACGGTCCCCGCCCCCAACCGCGACCTGACCTTCGTCTTCTACGACAACGAGGAGGTCGCCGCCCACCTCAACGGCCTCCGGCACGTCGCCGAGGCCCACCCGGACTGGCTGGCCGGTGACTTCGCGGTCCTGCTGGAGCCCTCCGACGGCGAGGTGGAGGGCGGCTGCCAGGGCACGCTGCGGGTCCTGCTGAGGACCAAGGGCGAGCGGGCCCACTCGGCGCGCGGCTGGATGGGCTCCAACGCCGTCCATGCGGCGGCCCCGATCCTGGCCCGCCTGGCCTCCTACGAGGCGCGCCGGCCGGTCATCGACGGCCTGGAGTACCGCGAGGGCCTGAACGCCGTGGGCATCAGCGGGGGAGTGGCCGGCAACGTCATCCCGGACGAGTGCGTGGTGACGGTCAACTTCCGGTACGCCCCCGACCGCACCGAGGAGGAGGCGATCGCGCACGTCCGCGAGGTGTTCGCGGACTGCGGCGTGGCGGAGTTCACGGTCGACGACCACAGCCCCGGCGCGCTGCCCGGCCTCTCCCACCCGGCCGCCGCGGCCTTCATCGAGGCGGTCGGCGGCACGCCGAAGCCCAAGTACGGCTGGACAGACGTCTCCCGCTTCTCCGCGCTGGGCGTTCCCGCGGTCAACTACGGCCCCGGCAACCCGCACTTGGCGCACAAGCGCGACGAGCGGGTGGAGACGGCGAAGATCCTCGCGGGCGAGGAGCGGCTGCGGAACTGGCTCACCGCCTAGACCTCCGGCGGCCGCCGGTGCACGCCGGACATGCGCGGGTCCCCCCGCCGTAACCCGCGTGGATCTAGTCTGAGATCGAACTACCGGCAAGCGGAGGGAGCGCACATGGCTACCGGCAACCCCGAGGGGAAGAAGCAGCCGCCGGACGAGCAGCGGCTCGGACCGGTCCTCCGACGGCGGGCCCAGGTGACGTCCAGCACGACCGACCAGCGGCTGCTGGACGAGCGCGCGCCCACGGACTGGGTGCACACCGACCCCTGGCGGGTCCTGCGCATCCAGTCGGAGTTCATCGAGGGCTTCGGCACCCTGGCCGAACTCCCGCCGGCCATCAGCGTGTTCGGCTCGGCACGGACGCCGGTGGACTCACCGGAGTACGACGCCGGGGTGCGGCTCGGCCGCGGGCTGGTGGAGGCCGGCTGGGCGGTCATCACGGGCGGCGGCCCGGGAGCGATGGAGGCGGCCAACAAGGGGGCGTGCGAGGCGGGCGGCACCTCGGTCGGCCTCGGCATCGAGCTGCCCTTCGAGCAGGGGCTGAACCCCTACGTCGACATCGGGCTGAACTTCCGGTACTTCTTCGTCCGCAAGATGATGTTCGTGAAGTACGCGCAGGGCTTCGTGGTCCTCCCCGGCGGGCTCGGCACGCTCGACGAACTCTTCGAGGCCCTCACCCTGGTCCAGACCCAGAAGGTCACCCGCTTCCCGATCGTCCTCTTCGGCACCGAGTACTGGGGGGGCCTGGTGGACTGGCTGAGGAACACGCTGGTGGCCCAGGGCAAGGCGGCGGAGAAGGACCTCCTCCTGTTCCACGTCACCGACGACGTGGAGGAGGCGGTCGCCCTGGTCTCCAAGGAGGCGGCCCGCTAGGGCCGGCCGTTTCCCTGCCGGCCGTCCCGGTCGGCTGGAAAGCGCGGCGAGAGGCTCCGCCTGTCCGCGCTTTCCAGCCCGGCGGGTGCGGGCGTGGCGGGTCCGAAGGGGGCGGCCGGGGAGCGGAGCCTCCTGGTACCTAGGCCAGACCCCGGCGGGCCACGGCGGGGGCCCGGTGGCCGGCGATGGACGCGACCATCTCCAGCACCTGACGGGTCTCGGCCACCTCGTGCACCCGGTACACCTGCGCTCCGAGCCACGCGGAGACCGCGGTCGTCGCCAACGTACCGATCAGCCGTTCCTTCACCGGCCGGTCCAGCGTCTCGCCCACGAAGTCCTTGTTGGACAGCGACACCAGCACCGGCCAACCCGTGGCCACCATCTCGTCCAGCCGCCGCGTCGCCTCCAGGCTGTGCCGCGTGTTCTTCCCGAAGTCGTGCCCGGGGTCGATCAGCACGGACTCCCGCGGCACCCCGAGCGCCACCGCCCGCTCGGCCAGCCCCAGGGTCACCTCCAGGATGTCGCTCATGACGTCGTCGTACGTCACCCGGTGCGGACGCGTCCGCGGCTCCACACCGCCCGCGTGGGTGCAGACCAGCCCCACCCCGTACCGCGCCGCGACCTCGGCGAGCCCCGGGTCGACCCCGCCCCACGCGTCGTTCAGCAGGTCCGCGCCCGCCTCGCACACGGCCTCGCCGACCTCGGCCCGCCAGGTGTCCACGCTGATGACCACATCGGGGAACCGGCGCCGCACCTCCGCGACGAACCCGACCGTCCGGCGGGCCTCCTCCGCCGCCGTGACCTCTTCGCCGGGCCCGGCCTTGACCCCGCCGATGTCGATGATCGCGGCGCCCTCGGCCACCGCCTGCTCCACCCGTGCCAGGGCCGGCTCGTCGCGGAAGGTGGCTCCTCGGTCGTAGAAGGAATCCGGCGTCCGGTTCACGATCGCCATGATCACCGGCTCGTGCGGCCCGAATTCCCGCCTGCCCAGCCTGAGCATCCGCTGTGACCTCTCCTAGTACGTTCCGCAGTACGGCCGCCTGCGACCCTAACTGTCAGACTCGCATGGCACGATCGGAGCCTGACAGATTCGGCTTCCGGCACAGCGGCCGGTAACGAGCGTGGGGACCCTAAGGCGATGGTGATGTTCTTGTTCCTGGTCGTCGCGCTGGCCGTCGTGGTCGCCGCGGTGACCCTGGCCGTGGTGGGCGGTGGCGAGAGCGCCCCGCTGCCCGAGGTGGCGCCGGAGCGGCTCCAGGACCCGCTGCCCGCGGACCGCCCGGTGAGCGGCGCGGACGTGGAGAGCCTGCGCTTCCCGCTCGCCCCGC contains these protein-coding regions:
- the fdxA gene encoding ferredoxin: MTYVIAQPCVDVKDKACIEECPVDCIYEGQRSLYIHPDECVDCGACEPVCPVEAIFYEDDVPEEWKDYYKANVEFFDELGSPGGASKLGLIERDHPFVAALPPQGE
- a CDS encoding bifunctional succinyldiaminopimelate transaminase/glutamate-prephenate aminotransferase, with translation MSAVSDRLPAFPWDKLAPYKKTAEAHPDGIVDLSVGTPVDPVPELVQKALIDAADSPGYPTVWGTPALRDAITGWLERRLGARGVTHRHVLPVVGSKELVAWLPTQLGLGPGDKVAYPRLAYPTYEVGARLARADHEVYDDPRELDPAGLRLLWLNSPSNPTGRVLGKQELTDVIAWARAHDVLVVSDECYLELGWEADPVSVLHPDVNGGSYDGIVAVHSLSKRSNLAGYRAAFVAGDPAVLGPLLEIRRHGGMMTSAPTQAAVVAALGDDAHVHEQRERYAARREALRTALLAGGFRIEHSEASLYLWATRDESCWTTVADLAARGILVAPGEFYGEAGKNHIRVAFTATDERVRAAVSRL
- a CDS encoding ATP-binding protein, whose amino-acid sequence is MTLPLTRRIARAALLVAAGAAAGVGAAGSAGAATNLPAATPNLSGLTALDGAQVGNTVDGAASSVTSTAGDTGGKAVKQAVPAAGKTGGGAVKKAAPVAQKAAGDVAGTAGGVLGDAASGATKGGLPTSSLPTSSLPAKGLPLGG
- a CDS encoding heavy metal transporter; its protein translation is MSEPSPTRPKRRGRLLRFTAALLVLCGVIAYLVVQYVTGGGGARGCKVVSASGDGASYEFTPEQAVNAATIAAVGSGRGMPERAVTIALATALQESGLRNIGHGDRDSLGLFQQRPSQGWGTERQIMDPAYAAGIFYAHLAKVPDYTDLPLTVAAQRVQRSGYPEAYAKHEPDAALLAAALTGRAEATLTCDGRPQRTASATGPEAVRQALVRDFGRDALQETGAVVGGTPVPSPSPSPSVTATAHGRTVTVPVPEGTRRDATGRGERERGWQLAQWAVANSSALHIERVSYAGREWTAGRDSDAWRTAGPQGAGGAEKSVGTVRIVAGQ
- the dapE gene encoding succinyl-diaminopimelate desuccinylase, producing the protein MADTSLDLTLDAAALTAQLVDFPSESGTEKPLADAIETALRALPHLTVDRHGNNVIARTNLGRAERVILAGHIDTVPIADNVPSRLDADGVLWGCGTCDMKSGVAVQLRIAATVPAPNRDLTFVFYDNEEVAAHLNGLRHVAEAHPDWLAGDFAVLLEPSDGEVEGGCQGTLRVLLRTKGERAHSARGWMGSNAVHAAAPILARLASYEARRPVIDGLEYREGLNAVGISGGVAGNVIPDECVVTVNFRYAPDRTEEEAIAHVREVFADCGVAEFTVDDHSPGALPGLSHPAAAAFIEAVGGTPKPKYGWTDVSRFSALGVPAVNYGPGNPHLAHKRDERVETAKILAGEERLRNWLTA
- a CDS encoding TIGR00730 family Rossman fold protein, with protein sequence MATGNPEGKKQPPDEQRLGPVLRRRAQVTSSTTDQRLLDERAPTDWVHTDPWRVLRIQSEFIEGFGTLAELPPAISVFGSARTPVDSPEYDAGVRLGRGLVEAGWAVITGGGPGAMEAANKGACEAGGTSVGLGIELPFEQGLNPYVDIGLNFRYFFVRKMMFVKYAQGFVVLPGGLGTLDELFEALTLVQTQKVTRFPIVLFGTEYWGGLVDWLRNTLVAQGKAAEKDLLLFHVTDDVEEAVALVSKEAAR
- the folP gene encoding dihydropteroate synthase — encoded protein: MLRLGRREFGPHEPVIMAIVNRTPDSFYDRGATFRDEPALARVEQAVAEGAAIIDIGGVKAGPGEEVTAAEEARRTVGFVAEVRRRFPDVVISVDTWRAEVGEAVCEAGADLLNDAWGGVDPGLAEVAARYGVGLVCTHAGGVEPRTRPHRVTYDDVMSDILEVTLGLAERAVALGVPRESVLIDPGHDFGKNTRHSLEATRRLDEMVATGWPVLVSLSNKDFVGETLDRPVKERLIGTLATTAVSAWLGAQVYRVHEVAETRQVLEMVASIAGHRAPAVARRGLA
- a CDS encoding DivIVA domain-containing protein; this translates as MVMFLFLVVALAVVVAAVTLAVVGGGESAPLPEVAPERLQDPLPADRPVSGADVESLRFPLAPRGYRMADVDDALGRLAAELAERDARIADLESALAGARAAAAHVHHVHPDTGEGTEGQR